The proteins below come from a single Ovis aries strain OAR_USU_Benz2616 breed Rambouillet chromosome 18, ARS-UI_Ramb_v3.0, whole genome shotgun sequence genomic window:
- the CKB gene encoding creatine kinase B-type encodes MPFSNSHNTLKLRFPAEDEFPDLSGHNNHMAKVLTPELYAELRAKSTPSGFTVDDVIQTGVDNPGHPYIMTVGCVAGDEESYDVFKELFDPIIEDRHGGYKPTDEHKTDLNPDNLQGGDDLDPNYVLSSRVRTGRSIRGFCLPPHCSRGERRAIEKLAVEALSSLDGDLAGRYYALKSMTEAEQQQLIDDHFLFDKPVSPLLLASGMARDWPDARGIWHNDNKTFLVWINEEDHLRVISMQKGGNMKEVFTRFCNGLTQIETLFKSKNYEFMWNPHLGYILTCPSNLGTGLRAGVHIKLPHLGKHEKFSEVLKRLRLQKRGTGGVDTAAVGGVFDVSNADRLGFSEVELVQMVVDGVKLLIEMEQRLEQGQAIDDLMPAQK; translated from the exons atgcccttctccaatagCCACAACACGCTGAAGCTGCGCTTCCCGGCCGAAGACGAGTTCCCCGACCTCAGCGGCCACAACAACCACATGGCCAAGGTGCTGACCCCCGAACTGTACGCCGAGCTGCGCGCTAAGAGCACCCCGAGCGGCTTCACGGTGGACGACGTCATCCAAACCGGCGTGGACAACCCAG GCCACCCCTATATCATGACCGTGGGCTGTGTGGCCGGCGACGAGGAATCGTACGACGTGTTCAAGGAGCTGTTTGACCCCATCATTGAGGACCGGCACGGAGGCTATAAGCCCACCGACGAGCACAAGACCGACCTCAACCCCGACAACCTGCAG GGCGGCGACGACCTGGATCCCAACTACGTGCTGAGCTCGCGGGTGCGCACGGGCCGCAGCATCCGCGGCTTCTGCCTCCCCCCGCACTGCAGCCGCGGGGAGCGCCGCGCCATCGAGAAGCTCGCCGTCGAAG CCCTGTCGAGCCTGGACGGTGACCTGGCGGGGAGGTACTATGCGCTCAAAAGCATGACGGAGGcggagcagcagcagcttatcgACGACCACTTCCTTTTCGATAAGCCCGTGTCGCCCCTGCTGCTGGCCTCGGGCATGGCCCGCGACTGGCCCGACGCCCGCGGCATCTG gcatAACGATAACAAGACCTTCCTGGTGTGGATCAACGAAGAGGACCATCTGCGGGTCATCTCCATGCAGAAGGGTGGCAACATGAAGGAGGTGTTCACGCGCTTCTGCAACGGCCTCACCCAG ATTGAAACGCTCTTCAAGTCTAAGAACTACGAGTTCATGTGGAACCCGCACCTGGGCTACATCCTCACCTGCCCGTCCAACCTGGGCACGGGGCTGCGGGCCGGGGTGCACATCAAGCTGCCCCACCTGGGCAAGCACGAGAAGTTCTCTGAGGTGCTCAAGCGGCTGCGGCTTCAGAAGCGAGGCACAG GCGGTGTGGACACGGCCGCCGTGGGTGGGGTCTTTGACGTCTCCAATGCGGACCGCCTGGGCTTCTCGGAGGTGGAGCTGGTGCAGATGGTGGTGGACGGCGTGAAGCTGCTCATCGAGATGGAGCAGCGGCTGGAGCAGGGCCAGGCCATCGATGACCTCATGCCGGCCCAGAAGTGA